TTGCTCTAATGCCACCATAATGGCACTGACGATACCGGTTAACGGCTCTTGTAAAGCTTCTAAAATCTCATTGCTGTTCAAAGTGAAACTGCGCGGTACACCTTCAGCTAAATTTCGACCACGTACTTCGATTTCTATAACTTCTTCGCCAGGGTATGCAGAGCCAATTTCATGTTTAATACGTTCAGCAGTTGCTTCACCAATTAAGCTGCCGAAGTTACGACGCACGTAATTGATGATGGCATCGTCAAACTTATCACCACCAATGCGCACTGAAGAAGAATACACCACACCATTTAGTGAAATAATACCAACTTCAGTCGTACCACCACCAATATCAACTACCATTGAGCCGGTTGCTTCTGAGACGGGCATACCTGCACCAATTGCTGCAGCCATAGGCTCATCTATCAAATACACTTCACGTGCGCCAGCACCTAAGGCTGATTCACGAATCGCACGTCGCTCTACTTGCGTAGATCCGCAAGGAACACAAACTAAAACGCGTGGGCTAGGTCGTAAAAAGTTATTACTGTGTACTTGTTTAATAAAGTACTGCAACATTTTTTCAGTGACAAAAAAGTTAGCGATAACACCGTCTTTCATTGGACGAATCGCTTCAATATTTCCAGGTGTACGGCCTAACATTTGTTTGGCAGCAGTACCTACAGCGGCAACACTTTTAGAGCCACCTGAACGATCTTGACGAATAGCAACAACAGAAGGCTCATCTAAAACAATGCCTTGGTCTTTTACATAAATCAGGGTGTTTGCGGTTCCTAAGTCGATTGATAAATCGTTAGAAAACATGCCGCGTAATTTCTTAAACATATTGTCGAAATGTCCTTTAAACATTACCTAGGCAACATACTGCCAGAATATAATTGTGCTGAATTTGCAAGCCTAGTTTAGCTTACAAATGATACTTTGTACTATTAACACGCTATCATACCGCAGACTATAGTACTTGTGTTATTACAATGACAAAAATTTCACTAAATTTTAAGATATTTTGCTATTGATTAAGCCAAGGTTTGATTTATGTGCGAAAACAAATGCTGATATGTTCAAAAGACTCAACATTCATACCTAATTAGCGACTTCTCGCCATGATATAATTCGATCGTTTCCTCGATAAATTCCGAAGCTTAATAAAGCACTAGGGTTATCATCATAAAAATTACCATCATTATCTGCATCTACATCATTCCATTTAAATTTGAACCAGTTAGGTACCTCATATTCCCATTCAAGCATACCTTGCTTATCTGGACTGCTAAACACTAACTGTGTCTGAATTCCTTGGTCAAAAATACCTGAAACATTTGCTGAGGTATCACCAACCTGAATAGCATCGGTATCAATGTCGATTAAACGG
The Colwellia sp. Arc7-D genome window above contains:
- a CDS encoding rod shape-determining protein, producing MFKKLRGMFSNDLSIDLGTANTLIYVKDQGIVLDEPSVVAIRQDRSGGSKSVAAVGTAAKQMLGRTPGNIEAIRPMKDGVIANFFVTEKMLQYFIKQVHSNNFLRPSPRVLVCVPCGSTQVERRAIRESALGAGAREVYLIDEPMAAAIGAGMPVSEATGSMVVDIGGGTTEVGIISLNGVVYSSSVRIGGDKFDDAIINYVRRNFGSLIGEATAERIKHEIGSAYPGEEVIEIEVRGRNLAEGVPRSFTLNSNEILEALQEPLTGIVSAIMVALEQSPPELASDISERGMILTGGGALLKGLDRLLMEETGIPVVVADDPLTCVARGGGKAIEMIDMHGGDLFSYE